Proteins from one Mycteria americana isolate JAX WOST 10 ecotype Jacksonville Zoo and Gardens chromosome 1, USCA_MyAme_1.0, whole genome shotgun sequence genomic window:
- the REDIC1 gene encoding regulator of DNA class I crossover intermediates 1: MKLLGVSSPKSSAVSLDLLNLYVVNQISSKKDNTENMRKPVHIDITEDVKMPVRRHNIELPMSPLRTQHTSNLDDIQNRLQKQVLDSRRQHLSEKVKYSHNLSQVTELMYADSSMEHEDNIARAFSACPLSSSVFWSSNCTQFSEENFNTNLMGNTWEQTYEEKLQNQPGNSSDQDPWITKLPSQCIFRKSDTMPEELFKPLHRLDYMNSARKNAVIMTSNESENSEGIKEPLFDVVKETAELKAPQDGSNCSFLALFEDESQPIHNNPSTKYFNPFVNQSSTAIFLIDPDDRNQMTNRNYPYDTREAYPAINAKKSSVDRHLEGIFTAPEQVLLKSDNASSASYKKTSGLHKTHLQDCHEGQHYFMPSENKGKPANLEKIETFAYHHDQRINLKENVQNYSRKKSDNESVKESAWRQNQLFGFEEFTTAQEKEYKFGVSSNLHKMERDVESSLSSQSPSYSPRQTESCFSSSPDTSEEEDTAKKKEHLNEQSLKIDDANLISASANTEPPKASHTRTVPLQPSSILTSEAANHLQEKDSILCATEEENKNHTAPSEGGSLHQALKREHVTRSTTCDVWSQTESSVTEVEKVDVATQCGTMQVCSCGSSLPSARSPGGLPPPSTTGTAGGHKMPAREGLQPAGTGSAAGIAAFSSEAEYLSLAGRRTLEVLNYIDKMKERDKQ, encoded by the exons AGAACATGAGGAAGCCGGTCCACATTGATATCACTGAAGATGTAAAAATGCCTGTTAGGAGGCACAACATAGAGCTTCCCATGTCACCACTACGTACACAACATACGTCAAACTTAGATGACATCCAGAACAG GTTACAAAAGCAAGTATTGGACAGCAGAAGGCAGCATCTCtcagagaaagtaaaatactCGCATAAT TTATCACAAGTAACAGAATTAATGTATGCTGACTCTAGTATGGAACATGAAGACAACATAGCAAGAGCTTTTAGTGCCTGTCCATTGTCCTCTTCTGTTTTTTGGTCCTCTAATTGTACacaattttcagaagaaaatttcaacACAAACCTAATGGGTAACACTTGGGAACAGACCTACGAAGAGAAGCTGCAAAACCAG CCAGGAAATAGTTCTGATCAAGACCCTTGGATTACAAAACTTCCAAGCCAGTGTATTTTCAGGAAGTCTGATACCATGCCTGAGGAACTGTTTAAGCCATTGCATAG gctagACTATATGAATTCTGccaggaaaaatgcagtgataaTGACCAGTAACGAATCAGAAAACAGTGAAGGAATAAAAGAACCATTGTTTGATGTTGTGAAAGAAACTGCAGAACTGAAAGCTCCCCAAGATGGAAGTAATTGTTCCTTTCTGGCACTGTTCGAAGATGAGAGCCAACCAATCCATAATAATCCTTCCACAAAGTATTTTAATCCTTTTGTTAACCAAAGCAGTACTGCCATTTTTTTGATTGATCCTGATGATAGAAATCAAATGACCAACAGAAATTATCCTTATGATACTAGAGAGGCTTATCCTGcaatcaatgcaaaaaaaagttcTGTAGACAGACACCTTGAAGGCATTTTCACAGCTCCAGAACAGGTTTTACTTAAAAGTGACAATGCTTCAAGTGCAAGCTACAAGAAAACCAGTGGACTTCATAAAACCCACCTGCAGGACTGTCATGAGGGACAGCACTACTTCATGCCATCTGAAAATAAGGGAAAACCTGCAAACCTTGAAAAAATTG agacATTTGCTTATCACCATGATCAGCGGATTAACTTAAAGGAGAATGTACAGAactattcaagaaaaaaaag TGACAACGAGTCTGTGAAAGAATCAGCCTGGAGACAGAACCAGCTCTTTGGCTTTGAAGAG ttcacaaCAGCACAAGAGAAAGAGTATAAGTTTGGAGTGAGTTCAAATCTTCACAAGATGGAGAGGG ATGTGGAGTCATCACTCAGCAGCCAGTCTCCCAGTTACTCTCCGCGGCAGACAGAGAGCTGTTTCAGCTCTAGTCCTGACACA TCTGAAGAGGAAGACACagccaaaaagaaagaacatctgAATGAACAGTCCTTGAAGATAGATGATGCCAACCTAATCTCAGCCTCCGCAAACACAGAGCCCCCCAAGGCCTCTCACACCAGAACTGTGCCTCTCCAGCCCAGCAGTATTTTGACTAGTGAAGCAGCAAACCATCTTCAGGAGAAAGACTCTATTTTATGTGccacagaggaggaaaataaaaaccacaccGCCCCATCTGAGGGCGGCTCATTACACCAAGCCCTTAAAAGAGAGCATGTCACTCGCAGTACCACGTGTGATGTTTGGTCACAGACTGAGAGCTCTGTTACAGAAGTAGAGAAAGTGGATGTTGCCACCCAGTGTGGCACCATGCAGGTGTGCAGCTGTGGgagctccctcccctctgcccgcagcccggggggtctccctcctcccagcaccacaGGCACGGCTGGAGGGCACAAAATGCCAGCACgtgaggggctgcagcctgcggGCACGGGCAGCGCAGCAGGAATAGCGGCCTTTTCTTCTGAAGCTGAGTATCTGAGTTTGGCTGGTAGAAGGACTCTAGAGGTGCTGAACTACATTGATAAAATGAaggagagagataagcagtga